The following are from one region of the Oncorhynchus masou masou isolate Uvic2021 chromosome 24, UVic_Omas_1.1, whole genome shotgun sequence genome:
- the LOC135511648 gene encoding cGMP-dependent protein kinase 2-like codes for MVASQQLAMGNGSIKAPRPEDRCLASSLKVEPQGSPVWDTEPLRLRIARLEEELAQRDQEFKAQELQLQSLQRELEAKVSQIEKLQDAIGYNSLVRSAPAPNYPSHRLLSVINQGPTRFHSVAVEVHCRLKAKEGVSAEPTSGHFCGGFRAQHVSIEKARLRKDSSTKKLINDAIMNNDFLKKLDPQHLREMVDCMYERIYTDGQLVIQEGEPGNYLYVLADGLLKVTQNGKLLGEMRPRTAFGELAILYNCKRTATVKAVSQAHIWALDRQTFQSIMMKSTQATQEEYFSFLRSVSLLRDLPEEKLSKIVDCLEIDYFDKGEYVIREGEEGNTFFIIAKGEVCVTQTTEGCTEPQEIKTLGVGDYFGEKALISEDVRSANIISTENDTQCLVVDRDNFNQMVGTYEELQAYLKEYVEELSRCDVRRNALPHSRVIDSSPEAQEVHRLRERIAVLPTHDPFQDLEVIATLGMGGFGRVELVKLRDEDTTFALKCIKKKHILDTRQQEHIYSERNVLQLTKSHFIVRLFRTFRDDKYVYLLLEVCLGGELWSVLRDMSFFEEQTARFCIACVLEAFDYLHARGIIYRDLKPENLLLDAEGYVKMADFGFAKRIGLGKKTWTFCGTPEYVAPEVIMNKGHDFGADCWSLGILIFELLTGSPPFSGTDPIKIYTMVLHGIEKVEFPKRISKRPDDLIRRLCKLNPVDRLGNKKNGIIDIKKHKWFQGFNGEGLRCQKLISPLKRELKGPMDHSHFDIFPPELEEPPDELSGWDKDF; via the exons ATGGTGGCCAGCCAACAGCTGGCCATGGGCAACGGTTCAATCAAAGCCCCACGGCCAGAGGACAGATGCCTGGCCTCCAGCCTCAAGGTGGAGCCTCAGGGCAGCCCAGTGTGGGACACGGAGCCCCTGAGGCTCAGGATAGCCCGCCTGGAAGAGGAGCTGGCCCAGAGGGACCAGGAGTTTAAAGCCCAGGAGCTGCAGCTGCAAAGCCTGCAGAGAGAGCTGGAGGCGAAAGTCTCCCAAATAGAGAAGCTCCAGGATGCCATCGGCTACAACAGCCTGGTCCGCTCCGCTCCGGCTCCCAACTACCCCAGCCACCGCTTGCTCAGTGTCATCAACCAGGGTCCCACCCGCTTCCACAGTGTGGCCGTGGAGGTCCACTGCAGGCTCAAGGCCAAGGAGGGCGTGTCAGCTGAGCCCACCTCAGGGCACTTCTGCGGGGGGTTCAGAGCCCAACATGTGTCCATAGAGAAGGCCCGTCTCCGCAAGGACTCCAG CACCAAGAAGCTAATCAATGACGCCATCATGAACAATGACTTCCTGAAGAAGCTGGATCCGCAGCAcctgagggagatggtggactgcaTGTATGAGAGGATCTACACTGATGGCCAACTGGTCATCCAGGAGGGAGAACCAGGGAACTACCTCTATGTGCTGGCAG ATGGCCTGCTAAAGGTCACTCAGAATGGCAAATTGCTTGGAGAGATGCGTCCCAGGACTGCCTTTGGAGAATTGGCTATATTGTACAACTGTAAGAGAACTGCTACAGTGAAAG CTGTATCCCAGGCTCATATCTGGGCTCTGGACCGTCAGACCTTCCAGAGTATTATGATGAAGTCTACACAGGCCACACAAGAAGAGTACTTCAGCTTCCTACGCAG TGTATCTCTGCTGAGAGACCTGCCAGAAGAGAAGCTTTCTAAAATCGTTGACTGTCTGGAAATT GACTATTTTGATAAAGGAGAGTATGTCATTCGGGAGGGCGAAGAAGGGAACACTTTCTTCATTATAGCTAAAGGAGAG GTGTGTGTCACCCAGACCACAGAGGGATGTACTGAGCCGCAGGAGATAAAGACGCTGGGTGTGGGCGACTACTTTGGAGAAAAAGCCCTTATAAG TGAGGATGTACGTTCAGCAAACATCATCTCTACTGAGAATGACACACAGTGCTTGGTGGTGGACAGAGA CAACTTCAACCAGATGGTGGGCACTTATGAGGAGCTGCAGGCGTATCTGAAGGAATATGTCGAAGAGCTCTCCCGATGTGACGTGAGGAGAAATGCACT GCCCCATTCCCGCGTTATCGACTCGTCCCCAGAGGCCCAGGAAGTGCATCGGCTCAGGGAGAGGATTGCTGTCCTCCCCACCCATGACCCCTTCCAGGACCTGGAGGTCATAGCCACACTGGGCATGGGTGGGTTCGGCCGAGTAGAGCTG GTGAAACTGAGAGATGAAGACACCACATTTGCTCTGAAGTGTATTAAAAAGAAGCACATTTTGGACACGAGACAACAGGAGCACATCTACTCTGAGAGGAATGTCCTTCAGCTGACCAAGTCACACTTCATAGTCAG GTTGTTTCGGACATTCCGAGATGACAAGTATGTGTACTTGCTACTGGAAGTCTGCCTGGGTGGTGAGCTGTGGAGTGTACTACGCGACAT GAGTTTCTTTGAGGAGCAGACAGCCCGCTTCTGCATTGCCTGTGTCCTGGAAGCCTTTGACTACCTCCACGCCAGAGGAATCATCTACAGAGACCTGAAACCTGAGAACCTACTATTGGATGCAGAAGGCTATGTCAAAATG GCTGACTTTGGTTTTGCTAAGAGGATAGGCCTGGGGAAGAAGACATGGACATTCTGTGGGACCCCAGAGTATGTGGCCCCAGAGGTCATCATGAACAAGGGCCATGACTTTGGAGCTGACTGCTGGTCTCTAGGGATCCTCATCTTTGAGCTGCTGACTGGCAG CCCACCATTTTCTGGAACTGACCCTATAAAGATCTACACCATGGTCCTCCACGGGATTGAAAAGGTTGAGTTCCCCAAGAGGATCAGCAAGCGCCCCGATGACCTCATCAGGAGACTCTGCAA GCTCAACCCTGTGGATAGGCTTGGTAATAAGAAGAACGGAATCATCGACATTAAGAAACACAA GTGGTTCCAGGGCTTCAACGGGGAGGGGCTGAGATGCCAGAAGCTCATATCCCCACTGAAGAGAGAG CTGAAGGGGCCGATGGACCACAGCCACTTTGACATCTTTCCCCCAGAGCTGGAGGAGCCTCCAGATGAGCTGTCAGGCTGGGACAAGGACTTCTGA